The following proteins come from a genomic window of Armatimonadota bacterium:
- a CDS encoding carbohydrate ABC transporter permease, translated as MLLITGLKSFEEVNLYRMWDLPTRFSLDSFLKAWFGSESQGFRGINSNFWNSVRLAVPATLLSAALGSLNGYVLSKWRFRGADGLFTLLLFGMFIPYQSILIPLVQLLSRIGLYGTIPGLIFVHVVYGIPITTLIFRNYYATVPGELVEAAKIDGAGILGIYRHVVFPISMPAFAVVMIWQFTSIWNDFLFGVIVTPRPAVQPVMVALNNLAGSYIVEWNVQMAGALLAALPTMLVYVVLGRYFMRGLLAGSLKG; from the coding sequence GTGCTGCTGATCACGGGGCTGAAGAGCTTTGAAGAGGTGAACCTCTACCGTATGTGGGACCTGCCCACCAGATTCTCCCTGGACAGCTTCCTAAAGGCATGGTTTGGCAGCGAGAGCCAGGGGTTTCGCGGCATCAACAGCAACTTCTGGAACAGCGTGAGACTGGCCGTTCCCGCGACGCTGCTCTCTGCCGCGCTGGGATCGCTGAACGGGTATGTGCTCTCCAAGTGGCGGTTCCGGGGCGCCGACGGGCTGTTCACCCTCCTCCTTTTCGGCATGTTCATCCCCTACCAGAGCATTCTCATCCCGCTGGTGCAGCTCCTCAGCAGGATTGGGCTCTACGGCACCATCCCGGGACTGATCTTCGTGCACGTCGTTTACGGCATCCCCATCACCACGCTCATCTTCCGCAACTACTACGCCACGGTACCTGGCGAACTGGTAGAAGCGGCCAAGATCGATGGGGCCGGCATCCTGGGCATCTACCGCCACGTCGTCTTCCCCATCTCCATGCCGGCTTTCGCCGTGGTTATGATCTGGCAGTTCACCTCCATCTGGAACGATTTCCTCTTCGGGGTCATCGTCACGCCCCGCCCCGCGGTGCAGCCGGTCATGGTGGCTCTGAACAACCTGGCGGGCAGCTACATCGTGGAGTGGAATGTGCAGATGGCCGGGGCCCTGCTGGCGGCGCTGCCTACCATGCTGGTGTACGTGGTCCTGGGGCGCTACTTCATGCGCGGTCTGCTGGCAGGATCTCTAAAGGGTTAG
- a CDS encoding sugar ABC transporter permease, translating into MVQTKPLAAARWRSGRWRLRNPDRVIAVLLVLPSLAAIAVFVYGFIGFTAFASLTRWDNLVPDFSWVGLENYFRLFNTQRFQIDLRNTVTFTSLFLLTSLALGFALAVLLDRRIRGEGIFRSLYLFPLALSFIVTGVVWRWLLNPGSAELGSTGVNLLLDRVGLGALKSGWYTDPRIGIKAVVIAAVWQMSGYMMAMYLAGLRGIPEELREAALVDGASEFQVYRHIIVPLLHPITLGALIILGHISLKIFDLVVAMTGPGPGFSSDVPALFMFDTTFRGNNFAQGAGIAIILLVMVAALIVPYLIYSLRTEVQR; encoded by the coding sequence ATGGTCCAGACCAAACCCCTGGCCGCAGCGCGCTGGCGGAGCGGCCGGTGGCGCCTGCGCAATCCCGACCGGGTTATTGCTGTGCTGCTGGTTCTCCCCTCCCTGGCGGCCATCGCCGTCTTCGTCTACGGGTTCATCGGCTTTACCGCCTTCGCCTCCCTGACCAGATGGGACAACCTGGTGCCGGACTTCTCCTGGGTCGGGCTGGAGAACTACTTTCGCCTGTTCAACACCCAGCGCTTCCAGATTGACCTGCGCAACACCGTCACCTTCACCAGCCTTTTCCTGCTTACCTCTCTGGCGCTGGGCTTCGCCCTGGCTGTGCTGCTGGACCGCCGCATCCGCGGCGAGGGGATCTTCCGTAGCCTCTACCTGTTTCCCCTGGCGCTCTCCTTCATCGTCACCGGTGTGGTCTGGCGCTGGCTGCTCAATCCCGGCAGTGCGGAACTGGGCAGCACCGGGGTAAACCTGCTGCTGGACAGAGTCGGGCTGGGCGCCCTGAAGAGCGGCTGGTACACCGACCCCCGCATCGGCATAAAGGCCGTGGTCATCGCCGCGGTGTGGCAGATGTCCGGCTACATGATGGCCATGTACCTGGCGGGGCTGCGCGGGATCCCCGAGGAGTTGCGTGAAGCCGCGCTGGTGGACGGGGCCAGCGAGTTCCAGGTCTACCGGCACATCATCGTGCCCTTGCTCCACCCCATCACCCTGGGCGCGTTGATCATTCTGGGGCACATCTCGCTGAAGATCTTCGACCTGGTGGTGGCGATGACCGGACCCGGGCCCGGGTTCTCCTCGGATGTACCGGCCCTCTTCATGTTCGACACCACGTTTCGCGGGAACAATTTCGCTCAGGGCGCCGGCATTGCCATCATCCTGCTGGTGATGGTGGCTGCGCTGATCGTGCCCTACCTGATCTACAGTCTGAGGACGGAGGTGCAGCGATAG
- a CDS encoding ABC transporter substrate-binding protein produces MSRRIWWLAVASLLLWAMTPTGWAAAPSKLEIFSWWTAGGEAEGLAGLFSVYKKLYPNVEIINATVAGGAGAQAKAVLATRLAGGDPPDSFQVHAGLEVEKYNPARFLEPLDDLFKSEGWERVLPKDLLTLLRYQGRFWSVPVNIHRANVLWYNRKVFQDNNLTPPKTFDEFFKVADALKAKGIVPFVFGSKDGWEAGHVFEVVLVGTLGAEGYRGLWTGKTPWTDARVTQALNTFKRMLTYVNTDHPALTWDGAGQYLIDGKGAMQIMGDWQDGWFQSKRYTGYGWAPPPGTAGIFDALSDSFALPKGAKNRQNAVNWLKVVGSREGQEAFNPKKGSICARTDCSPGLFNQYLQSAARDWKTNALVPSVMHGAAAFESWATKFKDIVALFVTSGDVAKTQAALQSACRDAKVCK; encoded by the coding sequence ATGAGTCGCAGGATCTGGTGGCTGGCGGTAGCAAGTCTGTTGTTATGGGCCATGACCCCTACCGGTTGGGCCGCAGCGCCGTCAAAGCTGGAGATCTTCAGTTGGTGGACCGCGGGCGGGGAAGCGGAAGGGCTCGCGGGCCTGTTCAGCGTGTACAAGAAGCTCTACCCCAACGTGGAGATCATCAACGCCACCGTGGCCGGCGGCGCCGGCGCGCAGGCCAAGGCGGTCCTGGCGACGCGGCTGGCCGGTGGCGACCCCCCGGACTCCTTCCAGGTGCACGCAGGCCTGGAGGTGGAGAAGTACAACCCGGCCCGGTTCCTGGAGCCGCTGGACGATCTGTTCAAGTCCGAAGGATGGGAACGGGTGCTGCCCAAGGACCTGCTCACCCTGCTGCGCTACCAGGGCAGGTTCTGGTCGGTGCCGGTGAACATCCACCGCGCTAACGTCCTCTGGTACAACCGGAAGGTCTTTCAGGACAACAACCTGACGCCTCCGAAGACCTTCGACGAGTTCTTCAAGGTCGCCGACGCCCTCAAGGCCAAGGGGATCGTCCCCTTCGTCTTCGGCAGCAAGGACGGATGGGAAGCGGGACACGTGTTTGAGGTGGTCCTGGTCGGGACGCTGGGGGCGGAGGGCTACCGCGGCCTCTGGACCGGAAAGACTCCGTGGACCGACGCCAGGGTCACCCAGGCGCTGAACACCTTCAAGCGGATGCTCACCTACGTCAACACCGATCACCCTGCGCTGACATGGGACGGCGCCGGCCAGTACCTCATCGATGGGAAGGGTGCCATGCAGATCATGGGCGACTGGCAGGATGGCTGGTTCCAGTCGAAGCGGTACACAGGCTACGGCTGGGCTCCTCCGCCGGGCACTGCCGGAATCTTTGACGCCCTCTCCGACAGCTTTGCCCTGCCCAAGGGCGCCAAGAACCGCCAGAACGCGGTCAACTGGCTGAAGGTGGTGGGCTCCAGGGAGGGCCAGGAGGCCTTCAACCCCAAGAAAGGTTCCATCTGCGCCCGCACCGACTGCTCCCCTGGCCTGTTCAACCAGTACCTGCAGTCGGCGGCACGAGACTGGAAGACGAACGCGCTGGTGCCCAGCGTCATGCATGGTGCCGCGGCCTTTGAGAGCTGGGCCACGAAGTTCAAGGACATCGTGGCCCTCTTCGTCACCAGCGGCGACGTAGCCAAGACGCAGGCTGCGCTACAGAGCGCCTGCCGCGACGCCAAGGTCTGCAAGTAG
- a CDS encoding 1-phosphofructokinase family hexose kinase produces MLLVVCPNLCLDRIVVVRGFVPGRVHRAESAEELASGKGLNVARAARALGLQVDVVGIVGDGPAAHSILGGARAHGVRLQVIRVSGPVRVCTLIIDPGKEETVINEPGPPVGAREVSRLQRRVRRALREAQAVVLAGSLPPGVPPSLYAQVIRQAPGIPTILDAAGEALRLGLAARPFLVKVNHLELQEALARPLQTVEEIGQAAGEILDAAGGGVLITLGAQGALLCTAEGRWQIMPPEVHRVSTIGAGDSLTAGLVAGLLRGQPLLEATRLGMAAAAADVATLLPGTIDGATVKGLVPKVGVRAL; encoded by the coding sequence ATGCTGCTCGTCGTCTGTCCCAACCTCTGTCTGGACCGCATCGTTGTCGTCCGTGGCTTTGTGCCGGGACGCGTGCACAGAGCAGAGTCCGCGGAGGAGCTGGCCAGCGGCAAGGGCCTCAACGTGGCCCGGGCCGCCCGCGCGCTGGGGCTCCAGGTAGACGTGGTGGGCATCGTCGGGGACGGCCCGGCGGCCCACTCCATCCTGGGCGGTGCGCGGGCGCACGGGGTCCGACTGCAGGTCATCAGGGTCTCCGGTCCGGTGCGGGTCTGCACGCTGATCATCGATCCCGGTAAGGAAGAGACCGTGATCAACGAACCCGGACCTCCGGTGGGCGCCCGGGAGGTAAGCAGGCTGCAGAGGCGTGTCCGCAGGGCGCTCAGAGAGGCGCAGGCCGTGGTGCTGGCGGGAAGCCTGCCCCCCGGGGTGCCGCCCTCGCTCTACGCCCAGGTCATCCGCCAGGCGCCGGGAATTCCCACGATCCTGGATGCCGCGGGGGAAGCGCTCCGCCTGGGGCTGGCCGCGCGCCCGTTTCTGGTCAAGGTCAACCACCTGGAACTGCAGGAGGCGTTGGCCCGGCCGCTGCAGACGGTGGAGGAGATTGGTCAGGCCGCAGGAGAGATCCTGGATGCGGCTGGAGGCGGTGTCCTCATCACCCTCGGTGCGCAGGGCGCGCTGCTGTGCACCGCCGAGGGACGCTGGCAGATCATGCCGCCCGAGGTGCACCGGGTGAGCACCATCGGCGCGGGAGACAGTCTGACAGCAGGGCTGGTGGCGGGCCTGCTGCGCGGGCAGCCATTGCTGGAGGCCACCCGCCTGGGGATGGCGGCGGCGGCGGCGGATGTGGCCACCCTGCTTCCGGGAACGATCGATGGGGCCACGGTGAAAGGCCTGGTCCCAAAGGTGGGCGTTCGGGCGCTCTGA
- a CDS encoding carbohydrate kinase family protein, producing the protein MTCVGVLVADVIVRPVDQWPHPGSLALVERIELHSGGLAHTTGVVLAKLGVATAVVGRVGADRLGAFLVDVLRQNGIEAYVPQDTGASTSATVVVVASSGDRSFLHMPGANVRLHLEDVPEALLARSRIVHLGGYFLLPGLDGEPAAALLRRAKALGCRTSLDTAWDAHGRWMSALAPCLPYVDVLFGNRAELAHVTGFPDPPAMATALRELGVGTVAVKLGEEGAYVDDGSWRGRVPAFFVDVVDTTGAGDAFCGGFLAGYLAGWDAARAARLGNAVGAMCVTAMGGSTGVRSMAEAQRFADTTPLRA; encoded by the coding sequence GTGACCTGCGTGGGAGTCCTCGTCGCGGACGTGATCGTGCGGCCTGTAGACCAATGGCCGCACCCAGGGAGTCTCGCGCTCGTCGAACGCATTGAGCTGCACTCTGGTGGCCTGGCCCACACCACGGGGGTGGTCCTGGCCAAGCTGGGTGTCGCCACCGCCGTGGTCGGCCGCGTCGGCGCAGACCGTCTGGGCGCCTTCCTGGTGGACGTCCTGCGCCAGAACGGTATCGAGGCGTACGTGCCACAGGACACAGGGGCCAGCACATCAGCCACCGTTGTGGTCGTCGCCAGCAGCGGCGACCGCTCGTTTCTGCACATGCCGGGGGCAAACGTCCGCCTGCACCTGGAGGATGTGCCCGAGGCGCTGCTGGCTCGCAGCCGGATCGTCCACCTGGGCGGCTATTTCCTCCTGCCCGGGCTGGACGGGGAACCTGCCGCCGCACTGCTGCGGCGAGCAAAGGCTCTGGGATGTCGCACCAGCCTGGATACGGCCTGGGACGCGCACGGACGCTGGATGAGCGCACTGGCCCCCTGCCTGCCCTACGTGGACGTACTCTTCGGCAACCGGGCCGAACTGGCCCATGTCACAGGATTCCCCGACCCGCCCGCCATGGCCACGGCGTTGCGGGAGCTGGGTGTTGGTACTGTTGCTGTGAAGCTGGGAGAGGAAGGCGCCTACGTCGACGACGGCTCCTGGCGGGGGCGCGTCCCCGCTTTCTTCGTGGACGTGGTGGACACCACCGGCGCGGGCGACGCCTTCTGTGGGGGCTTCCTGGCCGGCTACCTGGCAGGGTGGGACGCGGCCCGGGCGGCCCGGTTGGGCAATGCCGTGGGGGCCATGTGCGTCACCGCCATGGGAGGTTCCACGGGAGTGCGCAGCATGGCTGAGGCGCAACGGTTTGCCGACACCACCCCGCTGCGGGCGTAG
- a CDS encoding RuBisCO large subunit C-terminal-like domain-containing protein, with translation MQSADRGSYRPGEEAAVPQWQPPRGTFLGVYYVETTTDLERTAEFIALEESAGAWCGQGAPTELYARSVARVHDVRQIAPGEGYAAIAFPTANLPDRGSLFPAIWLYLTAGPLFERPFAQVVRLADCILPEELLRAFRGPRFGIQGTRAVLEKSRDALLFGAIIKPGAGLTPDEVASRCAEAALGGIDLIKDDEKMNNPPYCPLVPRVRAVSAVLRQVRGVEGGVIYCAHVTGRPDQMLQAAREAVRAGASGLMVNVFAAGLASLQMLSEDEDVGVPIYVHSGGRSVLSQRPGYGIDTRVYARFVRLLGGDYLDLYAQGGYLRSGSLTEARSLAAVLRDPWAHIAPVLPTCSGGLTARTLPANYDAFGRDVLPMAGSAIFGHPLGPAAGVTALRQAAESHFAGIPLEEYGRWHPELAAAL, from the coding sequence ATGCAGTCGGCGGACAGGGGCAGTTACCGGCCAGGCGAAGAGGCGGCAGTTCCGCAGTGGCAGCCGCCCCGGGGCACGTTTCTGGGTGTGTACTACGTGGAGACCACCACCGACCTGGAGCGCACCGCGGAGTTCATCGCCCTGGAGGAGAGCGCCGGCGCCTGGTGCGGCCAGGGCGCACCCACAGAGCTCTACGCTCGATCTGTGGCCCGGGTGCACGATGTGCGCCAGATCGCGCCGGGTGAGGGGTACGCCGCCATTGCCTTTCCCACGGCCAACCTGCCTGACCGCGGTTCGCTCTTCCCGGCCATCTGGCTCTACCTCACGGCGGGGCCGCTGTTTGAGCGCCCGTTTGCCCAAGTCGTCCGCCTGGCAGACTGTATCCTGCCGGAGGAGCTGCTTCGTGCGTTTCGCGGACCCCGGTTTGGCATTCAGGGGACGCGGGCGGTCCTGGAGAAGAGCCGCGACGCCCTGCTCTTCGGCGCCATCATCAAGCCTGGGGCGGGTCTGACCCCCGACGAGGTGGCTTCGCGTTGCGCAGAAGCGGCGCTCGGAGGGATCGACCTGATCAAGGACGATGAGAAGATGAACAACCCGCCCTATTGCCCGCTGGTGCCGCGGGTGCGCGCGGTCTCTGCTGTGCTGCGTCAGGTGCGTGGGGTGGAGGGGGGCGTCATCTACTGCGCTCACGTCACCGGGCGGCCAGATCAGATGCTTCAGGCGGCACGGGAGGCCGTGCGGGCCGGAGCCAGCGGATTGATGGTCAACGTGTTTGCTGCCGGTCTGGCATCCCTGCAGATGTTGAGCGAAGACGAAGATGTGGGCGTCCCTATCTACGTGCACTCCGGAGGTCGGTCGGTGCTCTCGCAGCGGCCGGGATACGGGATCGACACCAGAGTCTACGCAAGATTCGTCCGTCTGCTGGGCGGGGACTACCTCGACCTTTACGCCCAGGGCGGGTACCTGCGCAGCGGGAGCCTGACGGAAGCCAGGAGCCTGGCGGCTGTCCTGCGGGATCCCTGGGCGCACATAGCGCCGGTGCTGCCCACCTGCTCCGGCGGGCTGACCGCCCGCACGCTTCCAGCCAACTATGACGCCTTTGGACGTGACGTCCTCCCCATGGCCGGATCCGCCATCTTCGGCCATCCGCTGGGCCCTGCGGCCGGCGTCACCGCCCTGCGCCAGGCGGCGGAGAGCCACTTTGCCGGGATTCCCCTGGAGGAGTACGGCCGATGGCATCCGGAACTGGCCGCCGCCCTGTGA
- a CDS encoding TIM barrel protein has translation MASGTGRRPVMPVHQTPRRIYSFGLWTVMHRGADPFGAPTRAPLGPLEAISGLAKSGAGAFELHAEDLIPPGSSLIQRDRLISEARRWMDDTGMVCAACGADVFSDPVFKDGGLASSEARVRRLAVARYQAAIDVGHALGAPLFNIWGGRDGAEVDASRSPLEALQRLRDGFNELVEYIARQGYEMRLSIEPKPNEPRGDLYLATVGHALAFIGTLDHPERVGVVPELAHAAMAGLNPAHEVAHALYAGKLFGIHLNAQRPLRFDQDLRFGAANLKDSFFVVKLLEDAGWPGPRSFDAHPYRTTDEREVWEFVRGCIRAYEILAEKVRRFHEDREVQQLLEEIRRWDEDAEGDGSASPPGGAHRSFLYERLDHLVFEILMGTR, from the coding sequence ATGGCATCCGGAACTGGCCGCCGCCCTGTGATGCCCGTGCACCAGACCCCCCGGCGGATCTACAGCTTCGGGCTGTGGACGGTGATGCACCGGGGAGCCGACCCCTTCGGGGCCCCCACGCGCGCGCCGCTGGGCCCCCTGGAGGCGATCAGCGGCCTGGCGAAAAGCGGGGCGGGAGCCTTCGAGCTCCACGCCGAGGACCTCATTCCCCCGGGGAGCTCCCTGATCCAGCGCGATCGTCTGATCTCGGAGGCCAGGCGGTGGATGGACGATACGGGGATGGTCTGCGCCGCCTGCGGCGCCGACGTCTTCTCCGACCCGGTGTTCAAGGACGGCGGCCTTGCCTCCAGCGAGGCCCGGGTGCGCCGCCTGGCTGTGGCCCGTTACCAGGCGGCGATCGACGTGGGCCATGCGTTGGGAGCGCCTCTGTTCAACATCTGGGGTGGGCGGGATGGCGCTGAGGTGGACGCAAGTCGATCCCCCTTAGAGGCGTTGCAGCGCCTGCGGGACGGATTCAACGAGCTGGTCGAGTACATTGCCCGGCAGGGGTACGAGATGCGCCTCTCCATCGAGCCCAAGCCCAACGAGCCGCGGGGCGATCTCTACCTGGCCACTGTGGGGCATGCCCTGGCCTTCATCGGCACGCTGGACCACCCCGAACGCGTGGGCGTGGTCCCGGAGCTGGCGCACGCGGCCATGGCCGGCCTCAACCCGGCCCATGAGGTGGCCCACGCCTTATACGCGGGTAAGCTCTTCGGCATCCACCTGAACGCGCAGCGCCCGCTGCGCTTTGACCAGGACCTGCGGTTCGGTGCCGCCAACCTCAAGGACAGCTTCTTCGTGGTGAAGCTGCTGGAGGATGCCGGCTGGCCGGGACCCCGCTCCTTTGACGCCCACCCATACCGCACCACCGACGAGCGGGAGGTCTGGGAGTTCGTCAGGGGGTGCATCCGCGCCTACGAGATCCTGGCGGAGAAGGTGCGCCGCTTCCACGAGGACCGGGAGGTGCAGCAGCTTCTGGAGGAGATCAGGCGCTGGGATGAGGATGCAGAGGGGGACGGGTCTGCGTCGCCGCCGGGTGGCGCGCACCGGAGCTTCCTCTACGAGCGGCTGGACCACCTGGTCTTCGAGATCCTGATGGGTACACGCTGA
- the galK gene encoding galactokinase, giving the protein MARSGHWGTAEALRSSFRRRFQAEPEILCRAPGRVNIIGEHTDYNQGLVLPAAIDRYVFVAARRCAGPVLHWYAADLDEEVILPADRPQAPPAPRWARYIQGVAGELLRAGVRLHGMMAAVGGDLPAGAGLSSSAALEVAVALALLAVAAVHLERRQVALLAQRAEVEFVGVRCGIMDQFAAALSSPGCALFLDCRSLEYRHVPLPPSLVLVVCHTGVRRALQDSAYNQRRQECEEAAALLRRIRPQIRSLRDLDLDDLPLLEGLPYPLGRRVRHVVTENRRVREAVAALERADVAALGGLLAASHASLRDDFAVSIPELEAMKAAADAAPGCLGARLVGAGFGGAVLALVQRAAATAFVGAAAAAYQASTGREGAYLVCQAAGGAEVRTADPGGRS; this is encoded by the coding sequence GTGGCACGTTCAGGGCATTGGGGGACTGCGGAGGCTCTCCGGAGTAGCTTTCGTCGGCGATTTCAGGCTGAACCCGAGATCCTCTGCCGCGCGCCGGGACGCGTCAACATCATCGGGGAGCACACCGACTACAACCAGGGACTGGTGCTGCCGGCGGCCATCGACCGCTACGTCTTCGTGGCCGCCCGGAGATGCGCCGGGCCGGTTCTCCACTGGTACGCCGCTGACCTGGACGAGGAGGTCATCCTCCCCGCCGACCGTCCCCAGGCGCCGCCGGCGCCGCGCTGGGCGCGCTACATCCAGGGAGTGGCCGGGGAGCTGCTGCGCGCCGGGGTGCGGCTGCACGGGATGATGGCCGCAGTGGGCGGCGACCTGCCCGCAGGCGCCGGCCTGAGCAGCTCGGCTGCCCTGGAGGTGGCCGTGGCTCTGGCACTGCTGGCGGTCGCTGCTGTCCACCTGGAGCGCCGTCAGGTGGCGCTCCTGGCGCAGCGCGCCGAGGTGGAGTTCGTGGGTGTGCGCTGCGGGATCATGGACCAGTTCGCCGCGGCGCTGTCTAGTCCTGGATGTGCGCTGTTCCTGGACTGCCGCTCGCTGGAGTACCGCCACGTCCCTCTGCCTCCTTCCCTGGTGCTGGTGGTCTGCCACACGGGCGTGCGGCGGGCCCTGCAGGATTCCGCCTACAACCAGCGGCGGCAGGAGTGCGAGGAGGCGGCAGCATTGCTGCGGCGCATCCGGCCGCAGATCCGCAGCCTGCGCGACTTGGACCTGGACGACCTGCCGTTACTGGAGGGACTGCCCTACCCACTGGGTCGCCGGGTGCGTCACGTGGTCACAGAGAACCGTCGTGTGCGGGAGGCTGTGGCTGCTTTGGAACGGGCGGATGTTGCCGCGCTGGGCGGGCTGCTGGCTGCCTCGCATGCCAGCCTGCGGGACGACTTCGCGGTCAGCATCCCCGAGCTGGAGGCGATGAAGGCTGCGGCCGACGCGGCACCTGGCTGCTTAGGCGCCCGCCTGGTCGGTGCGGGATTTGGCGGAGCGGTCCTGGCGCTGGTGCAACGGGCCGCGGCGACGGCCTTCGTCGGGGCGGCGGCCGCAGCCTACCAGGCGTCCACCGGGCGGGAGGGGGCGTACCTCGTCTGCCAGGCCGCGGGCGGGGCGGAGGTCAGGACAGCGGACCCGGGCGGAAGGTCTTGA
- a CDS encoding zinc-dependent alcohol dehydrogenase family protein, with translation MRVQELHHPRPVEEEPLRPATRPVPIPGPGEVLLRVVATGVCHTDLHIAEGELPPRLQVVVPGHQVVGIVETAGPGVALPAGQRVGVTWLYRACGRCPACRRGEENLCPEARFTGYDVDGGYAEFMVADAGFVYPIPEAFSAAQAAPLLCAGVIGYRSLRKADVAPGERVGLFGFGASAHLAIQVARHWGCEVFVFTRSPEHRALAEELGAAWAGSADDPPPRPLDRAVLFAPAGGLIPRALATLRPGGTLAINAVYLDRIPEMAYGLLYGERTLRSVSNLTPQDAREFLALAAAIPLVTEVEVFPLEAANAALQKLKRREVKGAAVLAIGEPGSVLGTSGPA, from the coding sequence GTGCGGGTTCAGGAGCTGCACCACCCCCGGCCGGTCGAGGAAGAGCCGCTGCGCCCGGCCACGCGGCCGGTCCCCATCCCCGGTCCGGGAGAGGTCCTGCTGCGGGTGGTGGCTACGGGGGTGTGTCACACCGACCTGCACATCGCCGAAGGGGAACTGCCGCCGCGCCTGCAGGTGGTGGTGCCCGGGCACCAGGTGGTCGGCATCGTGGAGACAGCCGGGCCAGGGGTTGCCCTGCCTGCGGGGCAGCGTGTGGGCGTGACCTGGCTCTACCGCGCCTGCGGCCGGTGCCCGGCCTGCCGCCGCGGGGAGGAGAACCTCTGCCCGGAGGCGCGCTTCACCGGTTACGACGTGGACGGCGGCTACGCCGAGTTCATGGTGGCCGACGCGGGATTCGTCTACCCGATCCCCGAAGCCTTCTCCGCCGCGCAGGCGGCCCCGCTGCTGTGCGCCGGGGTGATCGGCTACCGCTCACTGCGCAAAGCTGACGTCGCCCCCGGGGAGCGGGTGGGCCTGTTTGGCTTCGGAGCCTCGGCGCACCTGGCCATCCAGGTGGCGCGGCACTGGGGGTGTGAGGTCTTCGTCTTCACCCGCAGCCCGGAGCACCGGGCCCTGGCCGAGGAGTTGGGCGCCGCCTGGGCCGGGTCGGCCGACGACCCACCGCCGCGGCCGCTGGACCGGGCGGTGCTTTTCGCCCCCGCCGGAGGGCTGATTCCCCGGGCCCTGGCGACACTGCGCCCCGGTGGGACCCTGGCCATCAACGCCGTCTACCTGGACCGCATTCCGGAGATGGCCTACGGGCTGCTCTACGGCGAGCGCACCCTGCGCTCGGTGAGCAACCTCACACCGCAGGATGCCCGGGAGTTCCTGGCCCTGGCCGCGGCGATCCCGCTCGTCACCGAGGTGGAGGTGTTCCCGCTGGAGGCGGCCAACGCGGCGTTGCAGAAACTGAAGCGCCGCGAGGTCAAGGGCGCCGCAGTGCTGGCCATAGGGGAACCGGGGAGCGTGCTCGGGACCTCCGGCCCGGCGTAG
- a CDS encoding thioredoxin family protein: MTLAMHQQIIPFSLPGVDGRTYTEADFAGAKVLAVIFWCNHCPYVRAWEDRVIGLQREYADRGVRFVLINSNDPQKYPEDAFPRMQERARLKAYPFPYLFDESQEVARRYGATRTPEIFLFDAARTLRYHGAPDDNFEDPHGVRQHYLRDAIEAVLAGRTPPVVQTPPRGCTIKWR; encoded by the coding sequence ATGACCCTGGCCATGCACCAGCAGATCATCCCCTTCAGCCTGCCCGGGGTGGACGGGCGGACGTACACCGAAGCGGACTTCGCCGGGGCAAAGGTCCTGGCGGTGATCTTCTGGTGCAACCACTGCCCCTACGTACGCGCGTGGGAGGACCGGGTCATTGGGCTGCAACGAGAGTACGCCGATCGGGGCGTCCGCTTCGTCCTGATCAACAGCAACGACCCACAGAAGTACCCGGAAGATGCCTTTCCCCGGATGCAGGAGCGGGCGCGGCTGAAGGCCTACCCTTTCCCCTACCTCTTCGATGAGAGTCAGGAGGTGGCGCGGCGGTACGGCGCCACGCGCACCCCGGAGATCTTCCTCTTCGACGCCGCCCGCACGCTGCGCTACCACGGTGCGCCCGACGACAACTTCGAGGACCCGCATGGGGTGCGGCAGCACTACCTGCGCGACGCCATCGAGGCTGTGCTGGCGGGCCGGACCCCGCCGGTGGTGCAGACCCCGCCCCGGGGCTGCACCATCAAGTGGCGATAG
- a CDS encoding nitroreductase produces MDMLELIKTRRSVARMKPDPVDRSIIEQCLEAAVWVPNHRLTEPWQFFVLEGQAKRRFAEIRRDFRRSTMPNPDAPEVQPALERLYQETAQTPAIIIVTSALAEDPEMREEDLWSAFAAAYALMLGLWSFGVGSYWRTGPLRDYPPLREFLGLPPERRITGVLYVGYPAEVPQKRRTPAAERTAWLR; encoded by the coding sequence ATGGACATGCTGGAACTGATCAAGACCCGGCGCAGCGTCGCCCGGATGAAGCCTGACCCCGTGGACCGAAGCATCATTGAGCAATGCCTGGAGGCCGCCGTCTGGGTCCCCAACCACCGGCTCACCGAACCCTGGCAGTTCTTTGTCCTGGAGGGGCAAGCCAAGCGCCGCTTCGCCGAGATCCGGCGCGACTTCCGCCGCTCCACCATGCCCAATCCCGACGCGCCCGAGGTGCAGCCCGCGCTGGAACGCCTCTACCAGGAAACGGCGCAGACGCCGGCCATCATCATCGTCACCTCGGCCCTGGCCGAGGACCCGGAGATGCGGGAGGAGGACCTGTGGTCGGCTTTCGCCGCGGCGTACGCCCTGATGCTGGGGCTGTGGAGCTTCGGCGTCGGCTCCTACTGGCGGACCGGCCCCCTGCGCGACTACCCGCCATTAAGGGAGTTCCTGGGGCTCCCGCCCGAGCGGAGGATCACCGGCGTCCTGTACGTGGGCTACCCGGCTGAGGTCCCGCAGAAGCGCCGCACCCCCGCCGCGGAACGGACGGCCTGGCTGCGATAG